The Ziziphus jujuba cultivar Dongzao chromosome 3, ASM3175591v1 region GGCATTTGAATATCTGGAATaagattaaatatgaaattttttttttttttttttggggttttgtagTCTGCTTGATGTTCTCAATTACAGTCTGTGATGCTGGAATGAATCAATTGATGACTTTAGGAGGGTAATCGGCTGTGATCTATTGTCACTTGCTGTagaatttattatttgaattgatTGTGTTGGATTTGATGATCATTTTGTTTATGCAGTATAAAgcgtggttaaaaaaaaaaaacaaaaaaaaaaaaaccaaaaaaaaaaaaatccagtttTGCTTTATCGTTTTTTGGGTTGACTGGGGAAATTACGTCaagttattttttcttatttttcatgaAAGCTGTTGGCTATGAATGCAAACGGGTAAaataggattttttattttttatttatttatttttttgggtggctTTTTGCAAAACAGCAGATGTGTTTGAGAACCCACTTTTCTTGTTAGCTATTACCGTCGTTCTTTCCACGaagttttatcaaatatatatatatatatatatatttggaagggTTGCAATTTATTTAGAGTTAAATACTGAATCTCTTAACCCTTTCCTGCTTTCAGATTACTAGCTGCAAGCACGACTATCATCTTCATTGCATTCTCGAATGGTAAGCCCAATTACATCAATGTAGGTTGTTCTTTTGAATTTATCATGATGGCGCTATATTTTTACATTTGTCGATGCATACTCTTATATGTTACACGATTTTAATGAGCATTTTTTTGCGACTATTTTATTCTTCTTAGGTCTCAAAGAAGCAAAGAGTGTCCAATATGTTGGCAGTCACTTGCCTTGAAGGATCCTGCCTGGTATATATATTCCTTATCCGCGATTATGCATAATTTcttgtttgttattttgtttctgttatttattaattgattaattctaCTTGCATAGCCAAGAACTTCTAGCTGCAGTGGAAAGGGAAAGACACTCAAGGTCAAGGAACGTATCTTCTGTAGCATCACCGCCTATTCGTTATTTCCTTGACGACTATGATGTTGAGCATGTGAGAGTTTATTTTACCTCTGTTTTTATACATTATTACTGCTTGGTGAGAACGGATTCTAATGATCAGAGGCACAATTGAATTTTCAGGAATCTTTCTCAGATGATTCTGATTTTGACGGACGAATTATGCAGCATCTAGCTGCTGCTGCCACTAGAAGATCTCGTTATCGCGGAAGGGAGAGGCATAGGTCTTCTGCACAGGCTTCTTCTCCCCCATTTGTTGTTTTTACTTCTTATGTAAATATGCCTGGCTTGGAGCAAGGATGCACAACTTCTCCAGATGGATATCACAATTCGAGTTATGGATCATCACCAACTTCTGGCACACCACCGGCTGCCAACACTCAACCTTCGTTTCCTTCGCCTGTTGTTCCGTCTGTTGTGAATATGAGCTCAAGCACTGATGTTAATGATGGTGTCACTTTCGAACCCAGGTACGAGCCTATGATTAAATTTCTAGTTTGTATCTTTGCCATACATAATTTACTGTGGCAGGCCTGAATTAATATATTTGCTAGTAACATGGATAAATGTTTAGGCACCTTGTAAACAATGATGCTGGCAATGCACTGTATCAACTGGGCATTCGTTTTTCGTTTTTGTTATCTTCTAGCTTACTGTTTTTGCATCATTGTCCAGAGTTCTAAGCAGTCAGCCTCCACATGATCACCCAGAGAGACCAAGCTCATCTGAGATGTTCACTTTCCCGGAGTCCATCAAGTCTAAGTGGTCCGCTGCTTCAGCAAGGTAGAATCATTTAGTTCTTAGTTCTCTTTTTAGTCAGGTCCTTTCAACCTTTCCATACCGACtagcataaatatttatatgacaGATATAAGGAATCAATCACAAAAAGCACCCGAGGCATTAAGGAGAAGCTAATGGCTCGTAATACCTCAGTAAAGGAGTTAAGCAAAGGAGTTCAGCGGGAGATGAGTGCAGGAATTGCTGGTGTTGCAAGAATGATTGAGCGCCTTGATCTTACCTCCAAAAAGGCTGGAGGCCCTGTTTCTGTTTCTAGTTGCGATGGGGGTTCTTCCAAAGGAAAGGGCGTCCTGGAGAATATGATTGTTCAGTCTCTAAATAAGAATACTGGTAAAGTTGCAAATGAGATGAGTTCAGATCCAACGTCATACACACATGTTTCAACACCAAGCAGGCTGGAAGTTTCTCCAACACAGGTTTAAAACTTTTACTCTAGAACATTGTTTTAGTGATTCATTATCTTTTGCTTAAATGATATAATACTTCATGAAACCATCTCAAACTTGAAAAGCAATTGAAACCTTATATATGCGtagatttcatttttataccCAGAAGTCACGCTATTCAACTATATCATACAAGAATAATATACCAACTCCATTATGTTTGTTGATTTTatgttctgtttttgtttttcagggTGGGCATTAAATTGAGCATGGAGTTCACAGATCCAGTAATGACTGTTTTTTATGCGTCCAGCTGAAGGCATGCTGTGCAAGTGACGTCTAAATACGAAAGAAACCAGTCATCTTGTTGGTTTGCGTCCTGCGCGGGCattcacctctctctctctacatatatatgCGTTTACTTAGACTTTATATATGTGTTCGCGGCATGAATATTGATGCATGGATCTTCTATTAcagtctttttattattattattattattatttttagtaagTTTTCAATGGATGTTCTGCTCTGCTTGGTGTTTAGCATGTGTACTAATTTGCTTCACTTTCCATCCTGCTTTACCTCTAAAATGCTTGTGGATGGATGAATGAATATTCGATTTTAGCCGAGACATTGTTTCTcggagaaaacaaagaaaagaacctcatggtattatatttttatattggtaTTCTAAGATGTATACATATGTAACGAAGGCACACTACACCTTTCTGAGTACATAACCTCTTTATTCCTTTACGATGAGCCAAAAAGCTCTTTTGAAACAGCGCGCTATAGATTTATAGAATAAACAAACCAAGGAGGAATGTTCAAGAATTCACGATCATCCCacctaataaaaacaaaaaagaatcaCTTTATTGGCATCCCGGAATATATTCGATGTATGAGCATAGAAAAAATTGGAGACTTTTCACACATACCATTGGGATGGAGAACTTGGCCAGTGTAATAGGAAGAATCAAAGGATGCCAAGAACGCGTAACATGGTGCACAGCCCTTTCCATTGGTACGTCCGACCCTAAGCTCTTGATCATGTACTCTGGCATCGGTGCCGGTGCAGTGGAGTCCAAACTGGACCTGGGGCCACAGCATTAACGCGAATCCCCCTACCTGCCAGCTGAAGAGCCAGACCCCTAGTGAAGGCAACAATGGCTCCCTTTGTTGCACTGTAATCCAGCAGAGTTGGTCCACCAATACATGCATTCACTGATGTCGAGTTGATTATGCAGCTTCCCTCCTTCATGTGCTTCAATGCATGCCTTCCATTCCACAAAAACTGAGTTGCAAAACTATGCAAAAAGTCTTGgctcctttttcattttttttttttttttttaaatgttcaaaTTCCAGTCGGGTAATGTCTTTTTTACCTGACCATAAAGAACTGAGAGAAAATGTTAGTCCTAAAGACCCTCTCAATCCGAGGCTCAGTGATCTCTTCGACCGAGTTGCTCAAATGTTGCTCAGCTGCATTGTTCACCAGTATATCAATCCGGCCAAAGCGTTTCACAACCTGATCAACAACGCTTTTGCAATTCTCATCAAACCCAACGTCTGCAGGTATGGCTAATGGTTCTTCTACGTGGCTTCTCCTTGCCTCTTTAAGCATAGTGAGTGTTGTATCCTTGTCTTTGTCCTCTTGTCCCTTTGACATAAGTAAAAGCAACATTTGCACCTTCAATGGCATAGCAATAGCAAACAGCCTTTCCTATTCCCGAA contains the following coding sequences:
- the LOC107423049 gene encoding E3 ubiquitin-protein ligase RHF1A; translated protein: MADFASSSSSSSLNPLLFSVSTPPSSSSTNETSEEDSCSICLEPFSSDDPATITSCKHDYHLHCILEWSQRSKECPICWQSLALKDPACQELLAAVERERHSRSRNVSSVASPPIRYFLDDYDVEHESFSDDSDFDGRIMQHLAAAATRRSRYRGRERHRSSAQASSPPFVVFTSYVNMPGLEQGCTTSPDGYHNSSYGSSPTSGTPPAANTQPSFPSPVVPSVVNMSSSTDVNDGVTFEPRVLSSQPPHDHPERPSSSEMFTFPESIKSKWSAASARYKESITKSTRGIKEKLMARNTSVKELSKGVQREMSAGIAGVARMIERLDLTSKKAGGPVSVSSCDGGSSKGKGVLENMIVQSLNKNTGKVANEMSSDPTSYTHVSTPSRLEVSPTQGGH